One genomic window of Anaerolineae bacterium includes the following:
- a CDS encoding Phosphoglycolate phosphatase: MPLDLQRIKAICFDIDGTLADTDDLMVEKSAKFLSFLLFTCPQQRRLQIARKLIMTLETPANRVLNFLDRIDCDEWFYRLRIKALPQSKRKKPLWKPIAGVQETLLELARYYPLAIISVREAHLTQSFIDQMQLASILKCHASAETTHHTKPFPDPILWVAEQLKVSPTECLMVGDTTVDIQAGKIAGAQTVGVLSGFGEEKELWAAGADEVIEDVNQLPEIIIHP; encoded by the coding sequence ATGCCCCTTGACCTCCAGCGGATAAAGGCAATCTGCTTTGATATTGATGGCACACTAGCAGACACCGACGATCTCATGGTAGAGAAATCCGCAAAATTTCTGTCCTTTCTTCTATTTACCTGCCCGCAGCAAAGACGTCTCCAGATCGCCCGCAAGTTGATTATGACACTGGAAACACCGGCAAATAGGGTACTTAATTTTCTCGATCGAATTGACTGCGACGAATGGTTCTATCGCCTGCGGATCAAAGCGCTGCCGCAAAGTAAAAGGAAAAAACCGCTCTGGAAACCAATCGCTGGGGTTCAAGAGACCCTACTGGAGCTCGCCAGGTATTATCCGCTCGCCATCATCAGTGTGCGAGAAGCTCACCTGACCCAATCCTTTATTGACCAGATGCAACTGGCCTCTATACTCAAATGCCATGCCAGCGCAGAAACGACCCACCATACCAAACCTTTTCCCGACCCCATCCTGTGGGTTGCAGAACAACTCAAGGTAAGCCCAACGGAATGCCTGATGGTGGGAGATACCACTGTGGATATTCAGGCCGGGAAAATCGCCGGGGCTCAGACGGTTGGGGTATTAAGTGGGTTTGGAGAAGAAAAAGAACTCTGGGCAGCCGGAGCTGATGAAGTGATTGAGGATGTCAATCAACTGCCTGAGATCATCATCCACCCCTGA